From one Solidesulfovibrio fructosivorans JJ] genomic stretch:
- the cpaB gene encoding Flp pilus assembly protein CpaB, with product MKSKAIPHMILAVILAVAAGVLTIRWLGSVRGPGQAQRPKVEAKKVDVLVAARAIPKGARLDAAMLRLKPYEAEAVPGGALRAVAEAEGRVAARDISKDDPITPDKLMAKGVTRGGLDAAVAPGKRAVTVKGTKVMGSGGLVTPGSRVDVVVTYSRPGKQEEKVSKVILENIPVLATGTELEPRIGKDGREELASTDSFTLMVTPEEAERLALAADLGSMHMALRKPGDDDVVKTPGADVAGSLEAFAAAPAGPPTSPLEGAPDEAEPEEGGYSVEIIRGTERERITLDGQNPPKPEEKSHARP from the coding sequence ATGAAGTCCAAGGCGATCCCCCACATGATCCTGGCCGTGATCCTGGCCGTGGCGGCCGGCGTGCTGACCATCCGCTGGCTGGGCTCGGTGCGTGGGCCGGGGCAGGCCCAGCGTCCCAAGGTCGAAGCGAAAAAGGTCGACGTGCTGGTGGCCGCCAGGGCCATTCCCAAGGGGGCGCGCCTGGACGCGGCCATGCTGCGGCTTAAGCCCTATGAGGCCGAGGCCGTTCCCGGCGGGGCGCTTCGCGCCGTGGCCGAGGCCGAGGGCCGCGTCGCGGCCCGGGACATTTCCAAGGACGACCCCATCACCCCGGACAAGCTTATGGCCAAGGGCGTGACGCGGGGCGGGCTGGACGCGGCCGTCGCCCCCGGCAAGCGGGCGGTCACCGTCAAGGGCACCAAGGTCATGGGCTCGGGGGGACTCGTCACCCCGGGCAGCCGGGTGGACGTCGTGGTCACCTATTCCCGGCCCGGCAAGCAGGAGGAAAAGGTCTCCAAGGTCATTCTGGAAAACATTCCGGTCCTGGCCACCGGCACCGAGCTCGAGCCCCGCATCGGCAAGGACGGCCGGGAAGAGCTGGCCAGCACGGATTCCTTCACGCTCATGGTCACCCCCGAGGAGGCCGAACGGCTGGCCCTGGCGGCCGATCTCGGCAGCATGCACATGGCCCTGCGCAAGCCCGGCGACGACGACGTGGTCAAGACCCCCGGCGCGGACGTGGCCGGGAGCCTGGAGGCCTTTGCCGCCGCGCCGGCCGGACCGCCGACCTCCCCCCTGGAGGGCGCTCCCGACGAGGCCGAGCCCGAGGAGGGCGGCTACAGCGTGGAAATCATCCGGGGCACCGAACGCGAGCGCATCACCCTCGACGGCCAGAACCCGCCAAAGCCTGAGGAGAAAAGCCATGCGCGGCCGTAA
- a CDS encoding PD-(D/E)XK nuclease family protein, with the protein MKPVGVIPWTEEFFGAVAERLVAATGGDFRDTLVIFPLRRAARHLCDRLAAMPELPKPVLLPEITAVGDWAADVGASFMPTPPAVLDTLDRVALLYDIVREIAAEHGGGDQPGAFPTDMARFFPWGLELAELMEELFRHNVPGRDLEYLEGQVVPPAAALLARLGTIYARYREKMLEAGLATPGLLLALAGENAKEAAARLAGKRIFACGFAVASGAEKALFTALWRQGNLEMLWHGDPALANPGARVHFACLEQKRWLGTLNARAGCITGGKARRARRKDDPDRPTLVLGAGTANLSSKKLRFFEGHDLHAQLKALEGCLAEGQAADGLDGTAIVLPDTGLLSPVLHILPRKDVNISMGYPLARSSLARLLETILTLQETRLDAGRYHWRELVALIRHPYLKMLHTGDDEPLRAVFHALEAALRQGGAFVDPLTLEFGDEEAPPPEEALALCREVLGTCLTAFEDVDTPRALGNAVGGLCELLLAPARCGDAWERFLIDAECLFRLATNVVPALTGGRLADAVLPRETLFALLRRLLADERAPFEAEPLTGLQVLGVLETRLLSFRRVFVLDAVEDKLPGAAPYEPLLPDPLRRLLKLPDSRERDLVAAYNIYRLFFGAEEITVFYRTGSSGTGLFEDKPVRSRFVEQLLWEEEKRLGRVLLPGEAPVSLVSVPLCPIPEGDAAMPKSPAVAERLGAYLGEKRLSATFLDTYLTCPLRFFYRYLTPLTPLAEVAEEGDRAAVGQVVHDTLKEFFTPYLGRDIDAADIDAAALADLFETRLRVHPAYEALPPDGRLLLLRAGRTRLAAMAAGLPRTTPVALETELAASIETAGRGFLLGGRLDRVDRREDGIVILDYKTGGLPALTQSLWDDEALWGRLSRFTAPDDDPELLETVARRVGSLQLPLYCWLYAASQGETPADAAFVELKETGREKPLFGPRRDQSAREEAITGQTPALLAFVLRHLSMATRFSPRPDDRRCAYCDFRPACGARPGGVAAASDT; encoded by the coding sequence GTGAAACCCGTCGGCGTCATTCCCTGGACCGAGGAATTTTTCGGAGCCGTGGCCGAACGGCTCGTGGCCGCGACCGGCGGCGATTTCCGCGACACGCTGGTCATCTTCCCCCTACGCCGGGCGGCGCGGCACCTGTGCGACCGGCTGGCCGCCATGCCCGAGCTGCCAAAGCCGGTGCTCCTGCCCGAGATCACGGCCGTCGGCGACTGGGCGGCGGACGTCGGCGCGTCGTTTATGCCGACCCCGCCGGCCGTTCTCGACACCCTCGACCGGGTGGCGCTCCTCTACGACATTGTGCGCGAAATCGCCGCGGAGCACGGGGGCGGGGACCAACCCGGGGCGTTTCCCACGGACATGGCCCGCTTTTTCCCCTGGGGCCTGGAGCTGGCCGAACTGATGGAGGAGCTTTTCCGCCACAACGTGCCCGGCCGGGACCTGGAATACCTGGAGGGGCAGGTGGTGCCGCCCGCCGCCGCGCTGCTCGCTCGCCTGGGCACCATCTACGCCCGGTACCGGGAAAAGATGCTCGAGGCGGGCCTGGCCACGCCGGGGCTCCTTTTGGCCCTGGCCGGGGAAAACGCCAAGGAAGCGGCCGCGCGCCTTGCCGGCAAGCGGATTTTCGCCTGCGGCTTCGCCGTGGCCTCGGGAGCGGAAAAGGCGCTTTTCACCGCGCTGTGGCGCCAGGGAAACCTGGAGATGCTCTGGCACGGCGACCCGGCCCTGGCCAATCCCGGGGCGCGGGTGCATTTCGCCTGCCTGGAGCAAAAACGCTGGCTCGGGACCTTAAACGCCCGGGCCGGCTGCATCACCGGCGGCAAGGCCCGCCGCGCCCGGCGCAAGGACGATCCCGACCGCCCCACCCTGGTGCTCGGCGCTGGCACGGCCAACCTGTCCTCCAAGAAGCTGCGTTTTTTCGAGGGCCACGACCTCCACGCCCAGCTCAAGGCCCTGGAAGGCTGTCTGGCCGAGGGACAGGCGGCCGACGGCCTGGACGGCACGGCCATCGTGCTGCCCGACACCGGCCTGCTCTCCCCGGTGCTCCACATCCTGCCCCGAAAAGACGTCAACATTTCCATGGGCTATCCCCTGGCCCGCTCGTCCCTGGCCAGGCTTTTGGAGACTATCCTCACCCTCCAGGAAACGCGGCTGGATGCCGGCCGCTACCACTGGCGCGAGCTGGTGGCGCTTATCCGCCATCCCTACCTCAAGATGCTGCACACAGGCGACGACGAGCCGCTTCGGGCCGTGTTCCACGCCCTGGAGGCGGCCCTGCGCCAGGGCGGCGCCTTCGTCGATCCCCTGACCCTGGAATTCGGCGACGAGGAGGCCCCGCCGCCCGAGGAAGCCCTGGCCCTGTGCCGGGAGGTTCTGGGGACGTGCCTGACCGCCTTCGAGGACGTGGACACGCCCCGGGCGCTCGGCAACGCCGTGGGCGGACTGTGCGAACTGCTGCTCGCCCCGGCGCGTTGCGGCGACGCCTGGGAACGGTTTCTCATCGACGCCGAGTGCCTCTTTCGCTTGGCCACGAACGTGGTCCCGGCCCTGACCGGCGGCCGGCTGGCCGACGCGGTCCTGCCCCGCGAAACGCTTTTCGCCCTGCTGCGCCGGCTCCTGGCCGACGAGCGGGCCCCGTTCGAGGCCGAACCGCTCACCGGCTTGCAAGTGCTCGGCGTGCTGGAAACGCGCCTGCTCTCCTTTCGCCGGGTGTTCGTCCTCGACGCGGTGGAGGACAAGCTGCCCGGGGCCGCGCCCTACGAACCGCTCCTGCCCGATCCCCTGCGGCGGCTTTTGAAACTCCCGGACAGCCGCGAGCGCGACCTGGTCGCCGCCTACAACATCTACCGGCTTTTTTTCGGGGCCGAGGAGATCACGGTCTTTTACCGCACCGGTTCCTCGGGCACGGGCCTTTTCGAGGACAAGCCGGTGCGCAGCCGGTTCGTGGAACAGCTTTTGTGGGAGGAGGAAAAGCGCCTCGGCCGGGTGCTTCTGCCCGGCGAAGCGCCGGTGTCCCTGGTGTCGGTGCCCCTTTGCCCCATTCCGGAAGGCGACGCCGCCATGCCCAAATCCCCGGCCGTGGCCGAACGCCTGGGCGCCTACCTCGGCGAAAAGCGCCTGTCCGCCACCTTTCTCGACACCTACCTCACCTGTCCGCTACGGTTTTTCTACCGCTACCTGACGCCGCTCACCCCTTTGGCCGAGGTGGCCGAGGAAGGCGACCGGGCGGCTGTTGGGCAGGTGGTCCACGATACGCTGAAGGAATTTTTCACGCCCTATCTCGGACGCGACATCGACGCGGCGGACATCGACGCTGCCGCGTTGGCCGATCTTTTCGAAACGCGCCTTCGCGTCCATCCCGCCTACGAGGCCCTGCCGCCGGACGGCCGGCTGCTTTTGCTGCGGGCCGGGCGCACGCGCCTTGCCGCCATGGCCGCCGGCCTGCCGCGCACCACGCCTGTGGCCCTCGAAACCGAGCTCGCCGCGAGCATCGAGACGGCCGGGCGCGGTTTTCTGCTCGGCGGCCGGCTCGACCGGGTGGACCGCCGCGAGGACGGCATCGTGATTTTGGATTACAAGACCGGCGGCCTGCCGGCTTTGACGCAATCGCTCTGGGACGATGAGGCGCTGTGGGGCCGGTTGTCCCGGTTCACCGCCCCGGACGACGACCCGGAACTGCTCGAGACCGTGGCCAGACGCGTGGGCAGCCTGCAACTGCCGCTATACTGCTGGCTGTATGCGGCAAGCCAGGGCGAGACCCCGGCCGACGCCGCCTTTGTGGAGCTCAAGGAAACGGGCCGGGAAAAGCCCCTTTTCGGCCCGCGCCGCGACCAGAGCGCCCGCGAGGAGGCCATCACCGGCCAGACGCCGGCGCTTTTGGCCTTCGTGCTGCGCCACCTGTCCATGGCCACGCGCTTTTCCCCGCGCCCGGACGACCGGCGCTGCGCCTACTGCGATTTCCGTCCGGCCTGCGGGGCGCGCCCGGGCGGCGTCGCCGCCGCCTCGGACACGTAG
- a CDS encoding type II and III secretion system protein family protein, protein MRGRNFTKPGVRALIWLLVCGMATLSYAAPGRMGTVAVRTAPRLSLTIGKSVILQSDADVSRVSVAQPEIADFVLLSPRQIYVTGRAPGITNLTLWDKGDKVRAVYDLDVAPDISRLKKMLHDVMPGESGIEVMSSQDSIALSGTVRDSANMKKALALAEVYAPKKVLNLLSVGGVQQVMLEVRVAEMSKSLVNRMGINLNAVGDGNFAYTLIGSLSSVASGMFDTYYPQNAYQYITMTANSGDGNSSFDSTPIQLAYREFNQPSSKATMSFNQGTAVARWNTNFGGAGNTAMTAVVDMLKQNGLVKILAEPNLVCLNGQSADFLAGGQIPVPVSSGLGTTSIEWKKFGVQLNFTPTVVAGDRINLKVNPEVSNLDYTRAITLLGSTVPAINTRQTSTTIELKNGQTFAIAGMLNEQSRDSMDKYPVLGDIPVLGALFKSSQYQKDQTELVILITAHLVKPLDKKAISLPTDSAHEPDDLEFFLGISRDAKSDAGAAQGQSLSTPAALDGDFGHAVPVAAVARPKEMQ, encoded by the coding sequence ATGCGCGGCCGTAACTTCACCAAACCGGGCGTCCGGGCGCTCATCTGGCTGCTTGTCTGCGGCATGGCCACGTTGTCCTACGCCGCGCCGGGCCGGATGGGGACCGTGGCCGTGCGCACCGCGCCCAGGCTGTCGTTGACCATCGGCAAGTCGGTCATCCTGCAAAGCGACGCGGACGTGTCGCGGGTGTCCGTGGCCCAACCCGAAATCGCCGATTTCGTGCTGCTTTCCCCGCGCCAGATCTACGTTACCGGCCGGGCGCCGGGCATCACCAACCTGACCCTCTGGGACAAGGGCGACAAGGTCCGGGCCGTCTACGACCTGGACGTGGCCCCGGACATTTCCCGGCTCAAAAAGATGCTCCACGACGTCATGCCCGGGGAGAGCGGCATCGAGGTCATGTCCAGCCAGGATTCCATCGCCCTTTCCGGCACCGTGCGCGACAGCGCGAACATGAAAAAGGCCCTGGCCCTGGCCGAGGTCTACGCGCCGAAGAAGGTGCTCAACCTGCTTTCCGTCGGCGGCGTGCAGCAGGTCATGCTCGAGGTGCGCGTGGCCGAGATGTCCAAGTCCCTGGTCAACCGCATGGGCATCAACCTCAATGCCGTGGGCGACGGCAACTTCGCCTACACGCTCATCGGCAGCCTCTCGTCCGTGGCCTCGGGCATGTTCGACACCTACTATCCCCAAAACGCGTACCAATACATCACCATGACGGCCAACTCCGGGGACGGCAACTCCAGCTTCGATTCAACGCCCATCCAGCTGGCCTACCGGGAGTTCAACCAGCCCTCCAGCAAGGCGACCATGTCCTTCAATCAGGGCACGGCCGTGGCGCGCTGGAACACCAATTTCGGCGGCGCCGGCAACACGGCCATGACCGCCGTCGTCGACATGCTCAAGCAAAACGGACTGGTCAAAATCCTGGCCGAGCCGAACCTGGTCTGCTTAAACGGCCAGAGCGCCGATTTTCTGGCCGGCGGCCAGATTCCCGTGCCCGTGTCCTCGGGGCTCGGCACCACCTCCATCGAGTGGAAGAAGTTCGGCGTGCAGCTCAATTTCACGCCCACCGTCGTGGCCGGCGACCGCATCAACCTCAAGGTCAACCCCGAGGTCTCCAACCTCGACTACACCCGCGCCATCACCCTGCTCGGGTCCACCGTGCCGGCCATCAACACCCGGCAGACCTCGACCACCATCGAGCTCAAAAACGGCCAGACCTTCGCCATCGCCGGCATGCTCAACGAGCAGTCCCGCGACTCCATGGACAAGTATCCCGTGCTCGGCGACATTCCGGTGCTCGGCGCGCTTTTCAAAAGCTCCCAGTACCAGAAGGACCAGACGGAGCTCGTGATCCTCATCACCGCCCATCTGGTCAAGCCGCTCGACAAGAAGGCCATTTCCCTGCCCACGGATTCGGCCCATGAGCCCGACGATCTGGAGTTTTTCCTGGGCATCAGCCGGGACGCAAAATCCGACGCCGGCGCGGCCCAAGGCCAGTCGCTTAGCACCCCGGCCGCCCTGGACGGCGATTTCGGCCATGCCGTGCCCGTGGCCGCCGTGGCCCGGCCCAAGGAAATGCAGTAA
- a CDS encoding GGDEF domain-containing protein, with translation MADTPLCLFPRSQKIMLLSPDQELVALFGQAFSPDEVELLDRPCGRGAIEHLFNDPPDLLVVDQKLDDIPGLDLVAMVKSENVYRQMPVALVMDEAALAARDIDWCATEVDELLTRPLDAVMLRARVSLTLARASRSLDANPLTKLPGNTSIIGRIQELIDRKEDFALAYADLDYFKSFNDKYGFSRGDEILMMTARIIVNTVRAVGGQKAFVGHVGGDDFVFILPPDRVEDACKAVVASFDDIVPHFYDAEDRERGFIQSTDREGNRRSFPLMAISIAVVFNRNGRLTHYGEASQTAMTLKKKAKENPRSCYVLDRRQY, from the coding sequence ATGGCAGACACGCCCCTTTGCCTTTTCCCCAGATCCCAGAAAATCATGCTCCTGAGCCCCGATCAGGAGCTGGTGGCCCTTTTCGGCCAGGCTTTTTCGCCGGACGAGGTCGAGCTGCTCGATAGGCCGTGCGGCCGGGGGGCTATCGAACACCTGTTCAACGACCCGCCGGACCTGCTCGTGGTGGACCAGAAGCTCGACGACATTCCGGGGCTCGATCTGGTGGCCATGGTCAAAAGCGAGAACGTCTACCGGCAAATGCCCGTGGCCCTGGTCATGGACGAGGCGGCCCTGGCCGCCCGGGACATCGACTGGTGCGCGACCGAGGTCGACGAACTGCTCACCCGGCCGCTCGACGCCGTCATGCTGCGGGCGCGGGTGTCGCTGACCCTGGCCCGTGCCTCCCGTTCCCTCGACGCCAATCCCCTGACCAAGTTGCCGGGCAACACCTCGATCATCGGCCGCATCCAGGAGCTCATCGACCGCAAGGAGGATTTCGCCCTGGCCTACGCCGACCTCGACTATTTCAAGTCGTTCAACGACAAGTACGGCTTTTCCCGGGGTGACGAGATCCTCATGATGACGGCGCGCATCATCGTCAACACGGTGCGGGCCGTGGGCGGCCAGAAGGCCTTTGTCGGCCATGTCGGCGGCGACGACTTCGTCTTTATCCTGCCGCCGGACCGGGTGGAGGACGCCTGCAAGGCCGTGGTGGCCAGCTTCGATGATATCGTGCCCCATTTCTACGACGCCGAGGACCGCGAGCGCGGGTTCATCCAGTCCACGGACCGCGAAGGCAACCGCCGCTCCTTCCCGCTCATGGCCATTTCCATCGCCGTGGTCTTTAACCGTAACGGCCGGCTCACCCACTACGGCGAGGCGTCGCAGACGGCCATGACGCTCAAGAAAAAGGCCAAGGAAAATCCCCGGAGCTGCTATGTCCTCGATCGACGCCAGTACTGA
- a CDS encoding UvrD-helicase domain-containing protein, translating to MLIQVKASAGSGKTHALTERFISLALRTARNLPRSCAGSLEAGYALPEILAVTFTNKAAAEMRERVFTRLKKIALGLDGADADSRGKARDELEELLVHAERLNIRTIDSLLFLLARIFALDLGLRPDFEPAFNDAELLSDVYDRLAARLPEDPGLARLFGDAAAALLQGASGFLPMAPFRERILAVTQKILAEPLVHPAEPETLRLGLERRIGRLANAAGAMFAALDAAGLKANANFLAFLRKCREAAQADAPPQSAYAGKATLADCMLKASRDAVTPELERLYAEIQAAHAACDRELPALRAAMGLAPFVALAGALLEDYPTYLTQMRKLPHSQWPRLVAGRLGGDMGVPDAWCRLGAGLAHILIDEFQDTARDQWRVLRLLALECLARGGSLYLVGDVKQAIYGWRGGDAALFDEAPADDELSRVTEGVTRQTLPVNWRSAPVVVGANNRFFAPLADPETADRVAAALLGPNLASAAPQLAAALGQAFTDARQSLPDDYHGPQGHVRISALTGTSAGEYEEAAREALVRLLADELVPRHGPGGVAVLTRSNPQAGRVADWLIRAGIPVVTENSLLLAEHPLIRQLAALLAFLDFPPDSLSFFAFVSGRELFGDIAGIGRDELAEWVTGLPHRGSLSLAFRARWPDVWDRLIRPYQRQTGLAAPYDLLREIVAGYRLLERRPGDEAFIRRFLEIAHLAESKGYGSIAAFLDFWRELGSDEKVPQPENIDAVRVMTIHKAKGLQFPAVVVPFHHFTGKAGQADLVVGHVEEGEVLAPDMPGLGPDHALRRARELAEQLHLLYVAWTRPEVELHAFVPGYGKLREDSRYPLPKALAILFEAFGHDPAGGGPIRLGSLPDAPQAAARACPVAAPEAPADGETAEGGRRAATVPEVIAVDAPMAWLPRLKVYRNVARDIRDSLRFSEKRRGELAHLAAETFARLGHDPADPTPAARRAAATALGGERLDAGLRDRLAGEFTDMLVWLAGLPDCREALAQGLLERELMDADGARHRPDLLFAGPKHTLVLDFKTGHEDPEHATQVSRYLRLASALPGRAGLPAKGLLVYLDKRVCRPVEAAS from the coding sequence ATGCTGATCCAGGTCAAGGCCTCGGCCGGTTCGGGCAAGACCCACGCCTTAACCGAGCGCTTCATCTCCCTTGCCCTGCGCACGGCCCGAAACCTGCCCCGCAGCTGCGCCGGCAGCCTCGAGGCCGGCTACGCCCTGCCCGAGATCCTGGCCGTGACCTTCACCAACAAGGCCGCGGCCGAGATGCGCGAGCGGGTCTTCACGCGCTTAAAAAAGATCGCCCTGGGCCTGGACGGCGCGGACGCCGACTCCCGGGGCAAGGCCCGCGACGAGCTGGAAGAGCTGCTCGTCCACGCCGAGCGCCTCAACATCCGCACCATCGACAGCCTGCTGTTCCTTTTGGCCCGCATTTTCGCCCTGGACCTCGGCCTGCGCCCGGACTTCGAGCCGGCATTCAACGACGCGGAGCTTCTTTCCGACGTCTACGACCGGCTGGCCGCCCGGCTGCCCGAGGACCCGGGACTGGCCCGGCTTTTCGGCGACGCGGCGGCGGCGCTGCTCCAGGGCGCGTCCGGTTTTCTGCCCATGGCCCCCTTTCGGGAGCGGATCTTGGCCGTCACCCAAAAGATCCTGGCCGAGCCGCTCGTCCATCCGGCCGAGCCCGAGACTTTGCGCCTGGGCCTCGAGCGGCGCATCGGCCGGCTGGCCAACGCGGCCGGGGCCATGTTCGCCGCCCTGGACGCGGCCGGGCTCAAGGCCAATGCCAACTTCCTGGCCTTTCTGCGCAAATGCCGCGAAGCCGCCCAAGCCGACGCCCCCCCCCAGTCCGCCTACGCCGGCAAGGCGACGCTTGCCGACTGCATGCTCAAGGCCAGCCGCGACGCGGTCACGCCCGAGCTCGAGCGCCTGTACGCCGAGATCCAGGCGGCCCATGCCGCCTGCGACCGCGAACTGCCGGCCCTGCGCGCGGCCATGGGGCTGGCCCCCTTCGTCGCCCTGGCCGGGGCGCTTCTGGAAGACTATCCCACGTACCTCACCCAGATGCGAAAGCTCCCCCACTCCCAGTGGCCGCGCCTGGTGGCCGGCCGGCTCGGCGGCGACATGGGCGTGCCCGACGCCTGGTGCCGGCTGGGGGCCGGCCTGGCCCACATCCTCATCGACGAATTCCAGGATACGGCCCGGGACCAGTGGCGGGTGCTGCGGCTATTGGCCCTGGAATGCCTGGCGCGCGGGGGCAGCCTCTATCTCGTCGGCGACGTCAAGCAGGCCATCTACGGCTGGCGCGGCGGCGACGCGGCCCTTTTCGACGAGGCCCCGGCCGACGACGAACTTTCCCGGGTGACCGAGGGCGTCACGCGCCAGACACTTCCCGTCAACTGGCGCAGCGCCCCGGTGGTGGTCGGCGCTAACAACCGTTTTTTCGCCCCCCTGGCCGATCCGGAGACGGCGGACCGCGTGGCCGCCGCCCTGCTTGGCCCGAATCTGGCCTCCGCCGCGCCGCAGCTCGCGGCCGCGCTGGGGCAAGCCTTCACCGACGCCCGCCAGAGCCTGCCCGACGACTACCACGGCCCCCAGGGCCACGTGCGCATAAGCGCCCTGACCGGGACCTCGGCCGGCGAATACGAGGAGGCGGCCCGGGAAGCGCTCGTGCGCCTGCTTGCCGACGAACTCGTCCCGCGCCACGGACCGGGCGGCGTGGCCGTCTTGACGCGCTCCAATCCCCAGGCCGGCCGGGTGGCGGACTGGCTGATCCGGGCCGGCATCCCGGTGGTGACCGAAAACAGCCTGCTTCTGGCCGAACATCCGCTCATCCGCCAGCTCGCCGCCCTGCTGGCCTTTCTGGATTTTCCGCCGGACAGCCTGTCCTTTTTCGCCTTCGTCTCCGGGCGCGAGCTTTTTGGCGACATCGCCGGCATCGGCCGCGACGAACTGGCCGAATGGGTCACGGGCCTGCCCCACCGGGGTTCGCTGTCCCTGGCCTTTCGCGCCCGCTGGCCGGACGTCTGGGACCGGCTGATCCGCCCCTACCAGCGCCAGACCGGATTGGCCGCGCCCTACGACCTGTTGCGCGAGATCGTGGCCGGCTACAGGCTGCTCGAGCGCCGCCCCGGCGACGAGGCCTTCATCCGCCGCTTTCTGGAAATCGCCCATCTGGCCGAAAGCAAGGGCTACGGCTCCATCGCCGCCTTTCTCGACTTCTGGCGCGAGCTCGGCTCGGACGAGAAGGTGCCCCAGCCGGAAAATATCGACGCCGTGCGCGTCATGACCATCCACAAGGCCAAGGGGCTCCAGTTCCCGGCCGTGGTCGTGCCGTTCCACCATTTCACGGGCAAGGCCGGACAGGCGGACCTCGTGGTCGGCCACGTGGAGGAAGGCGAGGTGCTGGCCCCGGACATGCCCGGGCTCGGCCCGGACCATGCCCTGCGCCGGGCCCGCGAGCTGGCCGAGCAACTGCACCTGCTCTACGTGGCCTGGACCCGGCCGGAGGTGGAGCTGCACGCCTTCGTGCCGGGCTACGGCAAGCTGCGCGAGGATTCGCGCTATCCCCTGCCCAAGGCCCTGGCCATCCTGTTCGAAGCCTTCGGGCACGATCCGGCGGGAGGCGGGCCCATCCGACTGGGGAGCCTGCCCGACGCGCCGCAAGCCGCTGCCCGCGCCTGCCCGGTTGCCGCTCCCGAAGCCCCGGCCGACGGGGAAACGGCCGAGGGGGGCCGCCGCGCCGCGACAGTCCCGGAAGTCATCGCCGTGGACGCGCCCATGGCCTGGCTGCCGCGCCTCAAGGTCTACCGCAACGTGGCCCGCGATATCCGCGACAGCCTGCGCTTTTCCGAAAAACGGCGCGGCGAGCTGGCCCACCTGGCCGCCGAAACCTTCGCCCGCCTGGGCCATGACCCGGCCGACCCGACGCCCGCCGCCCGGCGCGCCGCGGCCACGGCCCTTGGCGGGGAGCGCCTGGATGCGGGCCTTCGCGACCGGCTGGCCGGGGAATTTACGGACATGCTGGTCTGGCTGGCCGGCCTGCCCGACTGCCGGGAGGCCCTGGCCCAAGGTCTCCTGGAGCGCGAACTCATGGACGCGGACGGCGCGCGCCACCGGCCGGACCTGCTTTTCGCCGGACCGAAGCACACCCTGGTGCTCGACTTCAAGACCGGCCATGAAGACCCCGAACACGCAACCCAGGTTTCCCGCTATCTGCGCCTGGCAAGCGCCCTGCCCGGCCGGGCCGGACTGCCGGCGAAAGGGCTTCTCGTCTATCTCGACAAGCGGGTCTGCAGGCCCGTGGAGGCCGCTTCGTGA
- a CDS encoding tyrosine recombinase XerC, giving the protein MSSIDASTEGRGPATPARPETVAAFLDYLAAQKGYSPATLAAYGVDLDQFEEFLRGRGISLATPEKVAREHGRGFLAELHRRREAKTSMGRKLSALRGFFRYMLRKKLVAADPLAGLKNPKTDKRQPKALNVDEAVALVSPAPGAPAADGSREACRDLALAELLYGSGLRVAEAVGLDLDDVSIAQGVARVYGKGGKERLAPLSDASRERLREYAMRRAEFTPDPREQAFFLGSRGGRLNRRQAARIVDALAREAGIAKHTHPHMLRHSFATHLLESGADMRSVQELLGHARLSTTQRYTHLELARIMQVYDKAHPRSDEADCGHSIPKKD; this is encoded by the coding sequence ATGTCCTCGATCGACGCCAGTACTGAAGGGCGGGGGCCCGCCACGCCGGCCCGACCGGAGACGGTGGCCGCTTTCCTCGATTATCTCGCGGCCCAGAAGGGCTATTCCCCGGCCACCCTGGCCGCCTACGGCGTGGATCTGGATCAGTTCGAGGAATTTTTGCGCGGTCGGGGCATAAGCCTCGCCACACCGGAAAAGGTGGCCCGCGAGCACGGCCGGGGCTTTCTGGCCGAGCTGCACCGCCGGCGGGAGGCCAAGACGTCCATGGGGCGCAAGCTTTCGGCCCTGCGCGGCTTTTTCCGGTACATGCTGCGCAAGAAGCTGGTGGCGGCCGATCCGTTGGCCGGGCTCAAAAATCCCAAGACGGACAAACGCCAGCCCAAGGCGCTCAACGTGGACGAGGCCGTGGCCCTGGTCAGCCCGGCCCCGGGCGCGCCGGCCGCCGACGGATCGCGCGAGGCCTGCCGCGACCTGGCCCTGGCCGAGCTTTTGTACGGCTCCGGGCTGCGCGTGGCCGAGGCCGTGGGGCTCGACCTCGACGACGTGAGTATCGCCCAGGGCGTGGCCCGGGTCTACGGCAAGGGCGGCAAGGAGCGCTTGGCCCCCCTAAGCGACGCGTCCCGGGAGCGGCTGCGGGAATACGCCATGCGCCGGGCGGAATTCACCCCCGATCCCCGCGAGCAGGCGTTTTTTCTGGGCTCGCGCGGCGGCCGGCTGAACCGCCGCCAGGCGGCGCGCATCGTCGACGCCCTGGCCAGGGAGGCCGGCATCGCCAAGCACACCCACCCGCACATGCTGCGCCACAGCTTCGCCACCCATCTGCTCGAATCCGGGGCCGACATGCGCAGCGTCCAGGAACTGCTCGGTCACGCGCGCCTCTCCACCACCCAGCGTTACACCCACCTTGAGCTTGCCCGCATCATGCAGGTCTACGACAAGGCCCACCCGCGCTCGGACGAAGCGGACTGCGGCCACAGCATCCCGAAAAAAGACTGA